The proteins below are encoded in one region of Homo sapiens chromosome 8, GRCh38.p14 Primary Assembly:
- the EBAG9 gene encoding receptor-binding cancer antigen expressed on SiSo cells, protein MAITQFRLFKFCTCLATVFSFLKRLICRSGRGRKLSGDQITLPTTVDYSSVPKQTDVEEWTSWDEDAPTSVKIEGGNGNVATQQNSLEQLEPDYFKDMTPTIRKTQKIVIKKREPLNFGIPDGSTGFSSRLAATQDLPFIHQSSELGDLDTWQENTNAWEEEEDAAWQAEEVLRQQKLADREKRAAEQQRKKMEKEAQRLMKKEQNKIGVKLS, encoded by the exons ATGGCCATCACCCAGTTTCggttatttaaattttgtaccTGCCTAGCAACAGTATTCTCATTCCTAAAGAGATTAATATGCAG atCTGGCAGAGGACGGAAATTAAGTGGAGACCAAATAACTTTGCCAACTACAGTTGATTATTCATCAGTTCCTAAGCAg ACAGATGTTGAAGAGTGGACTTCCTGGGATGAAGATGCACCCACCAGTGTAAAGATCGAAGGAGGGAATGGGAATGTGGCAACACAACAAAATTCTTTGGAACAACTGGAACCTGACTATTTTAAGGACATGACACCAACTATTAGGAAAACTCAGAAA ATTGTTATTAAGAAGAGAGAACCATTGAATTTTGGCATCCCAGATGGGAGCACAGGTTTCTCTAGTAGATTAGCAGCTACACAAGATCTGCCTTTTATTCATCAGTCT TCTGAATTAGGTGACTTAGATACCTGGCAGGAAAATACCAATGcatgggaagaagaagaagatgcaGCCTGGCAAGCAGAAGAAGTTCTGAG ACAGCAGAAACTAGcagacagagaaaagagagcagCCGaacaacaaaggaagaaaatggaaaaggaagcaCAACGGCTAATGAagaaggaacaaaacaaaattggTGTGAAACTTTCATAA